The following proteins come from a genomic window of Trifolium pratense cultivar HEN17-A07 linkage group LG4, ARS_RC_1.1, whole genome shotgun sequence:
- the LOC123924009 gene encoding gelsolin-related protein of 125 kDa-like, with protein MGCGKSKLDVVASGNTIPQIKKSSSRVDASKAGHQNGTETKSIANNNVDNDVSKLEQKGDENVKPNVVVAPDEITNVQQQDNALETKKNQEEVDVAENKTQEIVVAEEKDVSLENTNQPEAAKEDKLPENVKEETLVKEVEEETNKEETLVKEEKEEETKETNEEANLTKEEEVKETSQEEIKEAAKEEEIKEAAKDEETKEAVQEEIVVVANEEKNNETNVSTSEGGEEKDVKADEQGQ; from the exons atgggttGTGGGAAATCTAAACTCGATGTTGTTGCTTCCGGTAACACCATTCCCCAGATCAAGAAATCATCCTCTCGTGTCGATGCTTCAAAGGCTGGTCATCAAAATGGAACAGAAACCAAATCCATAGCCAACAACAATGTTGACAATGATGTTTCAAAATTGGAACAAAAGGGCGATGAAAATGTCAAACCCAATGTGGTTGTTGCTCCTGATGAGATAACAAATGTTCAGCAGCAAGATAATGCATTGGAGACAAAGAAGAATCAGGAAGAAGTTGATGTTGCTGAGAATAAGACACAAGAAATTGTTGTTGCAGAGGAGAAAGACGTTTCATTGGAAAATACTAATCAACCAGAAGCTGCAAAAGAAGATAAATTACCTGAAAATGTAAAAG AAGAGACTTTGGTCAAggaagttgaagaagaaacaaataagGAAGAGACTTTGGTcaaggaagaaaaagaagaagaaaccaaAGAAACAAATGAGGAAGCTAATTTGACCAAGGAAGAAGAAGTAAAAGAAACAAGTCAGGAAGAAATCAAAGAAGCAGCTAAGGAAGAAGAAATCAAAGAAGCAGCTAAGGACGAAGAGACCAAGGAAGCTGTTCAGGAAGAGATTGTGGTTGTGGccaatgaagaaaaaaacaatgagaCAAATGTTTCAACCTCTGAAGGTGGTGAAGAAAAAGATGTCAAAGCTGATGAGCAG GGACAATAG